The following are encoded together in the Streptomyces sp. NBC_01465 genome:
- the cydD gene encoding thiol reductant ABC exporter subunit CydD: MKPIDPRLLRYARATRLFLGAVVVLGVAGAGLVVAQAMLIADVVVGAFQHGDDPAALRTSLLLLAAVAAGRGLVAWLTELAAHRASAAVKSELRGRLLDRAAALGPGWLGTQRTGSLTALATRGVDALDDYFSRYLPQLGLAVVVPVAVLARIVTEDWVSAAIIVGTLPLIPIFMMLIGWATQSRMDRQWRLLSRLSGHFLDVVAGLPTLKVFGRAKAQAASIRAITSEYRLATLRTLRIAFLSSFALELLATLSVALVAVSIGMRLVKGELDLYTGLVILVLAPEAYLPLRQVGAQYHAAAEGLSAAEEIFAVLEEPLPAGGAGDVPGSLRLELEGVTVRHEGRTQPSLDSLSLVVEPGETVAITGPSGVGKTTLLNVLLGFATPEAGGRVCVGGVDLASLSPERWREQIAWVPQRPYLFAGTIAENVRLARPDADDTAMLAALRDAGAYDFVTALPQGADTVLGEDGAGLSAGQRQRLALARAFLADRPLLLLDEPTAALDGETEAGIVEAVRRLAAGRTVLLVVHRPALLAVADRVVELSYEAAAAVPRPTATYENVRTAAASAPVHEAPSEREQPSPGGGTRSVLAWVRDGAQGVRGRLAFALVLGGLALGSAVGLMATSGWLISRASQHPPVLYLMVAVTATRAFGIGRAIFRYAERLVSHDAVLRMLAELRVSVYRRLERIAPAGLRKARRGDLLSRLVADVDALQDYWLRWVLPAGAAVVVGVGTCGFVAWLLPAAGAVLACGLLVAGVGVPLVTGAFARRAERQLAPARGLLATRVVDLLTGNAELTVAGALPARVRGTRDADRGLTRIASRGAAATALGGGLIALLCGLTVAGAALVGVQAVREGRLAGVELAVVVLTPLAAFEAVTGLPLAVQYRQRVRKSAERVMEVLDAPLPVREPEQPAAAPASPFPLELHGLSARYPGQDRAALSGFDLRLDAGKRVAVVGTSGAGKTTLAQVLLRFLDAEAGTYTLGGTDAFSLDGDTARGFVGLCAQDAHLFDSSVRENLRLARTGATDEELRDALDRARLGEWAEGLPDGLDTLVGEHGARLSGGQRQRLALARALLADFPVLVLDEPAEHLDLATADALTADLLDATRGRTTVIITHRLQGLESVDEVIVLDGGRAVQRGSYEELAGAEGPLRRMLDREREGDLVGTRLSSGRLSSTNGTN; encoded by the coding sequence GTGAAACCGATCGACCCGCGCCTGCTCCGGTACGCCCGCGCCACCCGTCTCTTCCTTGGGGCGGTGGTGGTGCTGGGCGTCGCCGGAGCAGGGCTGGTCGTCGCGCAGGCGATGCTGATCGCCGATGTGGTGGTGGGGGCGTTCCAGCACGGGGACGATCCCGCCGCACTGCGCACATCCCTGTTGCTGCTGGCGGCAGTTGCGGCCGGCCGGGGCCTGGTGGCCTGGCTGACCGAGCTCGCCGCCCACCGTGCCAGCGCCGCGGTCAAGTCTGAGCTGAGGGGGCGGCTCCTTGATCGGGCCGCCGCCCTCGGGCCCGGCTGGCTGGGGACGCAGCGGACGGGGTCGCTGACCGCGCTCGCCACCCGTGGCGTGGACGCGCTCGACGACTACTTCTCGCGCTATCTGCCGCAGTTGGGGCTCGCGGTGGTGGTGCCGGTGGCGGTGCTGGCCCGGATCGTCACCGAGGACTGGGTGTCCGCGGCGATCATCGTCGGGACGCTGCCCCTGATCCCGATCTTCATGATGCTGATCGGCTGGGCCACCCAGTCCCGGATGGACCGTCAGTGGCGGCTGCTGTCCCGGCTGTCGGGGCACTTCCTGGACGTGGTCGCGGGGCTGCCGACGCTGAAGGTTTTCGGGCGGGCGAAGGCGCAGGCCGCGTCGATCCGGGCCATCACCTCGGAGTACCGGCTGGCGACGCTCAGGACGCTGCGGATCGCGTTTCTCTCCTCGTTCGCACTGGAGCTGCTGGCCACCCTGTCGGTGGCGCTGGTCGCGGTCTCCATCGGGATGCGGCTGGTCAAGGGGGAGTTGGACCTCTACACGGGCCTGGTGATCCTGGTCCTCGCCCCGGAGGCCTATCTGCCGCTGCGGCAGGTGGGGGCGCAGTACCACGCGGCCGCCGAGGGGCTCTCGGCGGCGGAGGAGATCTTCGCCGTACTGGAAGAGCCGCTGCCGGCGGGCGGCGCGGGCGACGTACCCGGCTCGCTACGGCTGGAACTGGAGGGTGTGACGGTCCGGCACGAGGGCCGTACGCAGCCCTCGCTGGACTCGCTCTCGCTGGTGGTCGAACCCGGGGAGACGGTGGCGATCACCGGTCCGAGCGGCGTCGGCAAGACGACGCTGCTCAATGTGCTTCTGGGGTTCGCGACGCCGGAGGCCGGCGGGCGGGTGTGCGTGGGCGGCGTCGATCTCGCCTCCCTCTCCCCCGAGCGCTGGCGCGAGCAGATCGCCTGGGTGCCGCAGCGGCCCTATCTCTTCGCGGGCACGATCGCGGAGAACGTACGACTTGCCAGGCCCGACGCCGACGACACCGCGATGCTCGCCGCTCTGCGGGACGCGGGCGCGTACGACTTCGTGACCGCACTCCCCCAGGGCGCGGACACCGTCCTCGGCGAGGACGGCGCGGGGCTCTCGGCCGGACAGCGCCAACGCCTGGCGCTGGCGCGGGCGTTCCTCGCCGACCGGCCGCTGCTGCTCCTCGACGAGCCGACCGCGGCGCTCGACGGCGAGACCGAGGCGGGCATCGTCGAGGCGGTACGGCGGCTGGCCGCGGGCCGCACCGTCCTGCTGGTCGTTCACCGTCCGGCGCTGCTCGCGGTGGCCGACCGGGTGGTGGAGCTGTCGTACGAAGCTGCCGCCGCGGTGCCCAGGCCCACGGCCACGTACGAGAACGTACGGACCGCCGCCGCATCTGCGCCGGTGCACGAGGCGCCGTCGGAGCGCGAACAGCCTTCGCCCGGCGGCGGGACGCGGTCCGTACTCGCCTGGGTGCGCGACGGAGCCCAAGGCGTGCGCGGGCGGCTCGCGTTTGCGCTGGTCCTCGGCGGGCTCGCGCTGGGAAGTGCCGTGGGGCTCATGGCCACTTCGGGGTGGCTCATCTCGAGGGCCTCGCAGCACCCGCCGGTGCTCTATCTGATGGTGGCGGTCACCGCGACCAGGGCCTTCGGGATCGGGCGGGCCATCTTCCGTTACGCGGAGCGGCTCGTCTCGCACGACGCCGTGCTGCGGATGCTCGCCGAGCTCCGGGTCTCCGTCTACCGCAGGCTGGAGCGCATCGCCCCCGCCGGACTGCGCAAGGCTCGGCGCGGGGATCTGCTGTCGCGCCTCGTGGCCGATGTGGACGCGCTGCAGGACTACTGGCTGCGCTGGGTGCTTCCCGCGGGCGCCGCCGTGGTGGTGGGCGTGGGCACCTGTGGGTTCGTGGCGTGGCTGCTGCCCGCCGCGGGCGCGGTGCTGGCCTGCGGGCTGCTCGTCGCGGGGGTCGGGGTGCCGCTGGTGACCGGCGCCTTCGCGCGCCGGGCCGAGCGTCAACTGGCGCCCGCACGGGGGCTGCTCGCGACGCGGGTGGTCGATCTCCTCACCGGCAACGCAGAGTTGACCGTGGCCGGGGCCCTGCCCGCGCGGGTGCGCGGGACCCGGGACGCCGACCGGGGGCTGACCCGGATCGCCTCGCGGGGCGCTGCCGCCACCGCGCTCGGGGGCGGGCTGATCGCGCTGCTGTGCGGGCTGACCGTGGCGGGGGCCGCGCTCGTCGGCGTACAGGCGGTGCGGGAGGGGCGGCTGGCCGGGGTGGAGCTCGCGGTGGTGGTGCTGACGCCGCTGGCCGCGTTCGAGGCGGTCACCGGGCTGCCGCTGGCCGTGCAGTACCGGCAGCGGGTCCGCAAGAGCGCGGAGCGGGTCATGGAGGTCCTTGACGCGCCGCTTCCCGTACGCGAGCCGGAGCAGCCCGCCGCGGCGCCGGCCTCGCCCTTCCCGCTGGAGCTGCACGGGCTGAGCGCCCGGTATCCCGGCCAGGACCGTGCCGCGCTGAGCGGATTCGACCTGCGCCTCGACGCGGGGAAGCGGGTCGCCGTCGTCGGGACCTCGGGGGCGGGCAAGACCACGCTCGCCCAGGTGCTGCTGCGCTTCCTCGATGCGGAAGCCGGGACGTACACGCTCGGCGGTACGGACGCCTTCTCGCTCGACGGGGACACCGCACGCGGGTTCGTCGGGCTGTGCGCGCAGGACGCGCACCTCTTCGACAGTTCCGTACGGGAGAACCTCCGCCTCGCCAGGACCGGCGCCACCGACGAGGAACTGCGCGACGCGCTGGACCGCGCACGGCTCGGGGAGTGGGCCGAAGGGCTGCCCGATGGGCTCGACACCCTCGTCGGCGAGCACGGCGCGCGTCTCTCCGGCGGCCAGCGGCAGCGGCTCGCGCTGGCCCGTGCGCTGCTGGCCGACTTCCCCGTTCTCGTACTGGACGAGCCGGCCGAGCACCTCGACCTGGCGACCGCGGACGCGCTGACGGCCGATCTGCTGGACGCCACCCGGGGGCGTACGACCGTGATCATCACGCACCGGCTGCAGGGCCTGGAGAGCGTGGACGAGGTGATCGTCCTGGACGGCGGGCGGGCCGTGCAGCGCGGGAGCTACGAGGAGCTGGCGGGGGCCGAGGGGCCGCTGCGGCGGATGCTCGACCGTGAGCGGGAGGGCGATCTGGTCGGTACCCGACTTTCCTCTGGCCGACTTTCCTCAACAAATGGGACTAACTAG
- a CDS encoding sensor histidine kinase: MSAPDPRDPLEAATRATRSLQGLSTELTARVPQLLEAMRSVGTGLELHSTLDRICETAAELADARYAAIGVVDEESTGLADFVTYGVTAEQAAVIGRRPDGHKGLLGALIHEPDTVRLADLTTDPRSAGFPPGHPPMRTFLGVPIRVQGEIFGNLYLTEKNGGGEFNDYDLHMVRVLATEAGIAIGNARLYEAARQRERWIDGSVAVTTALLAGGDTDDALAVVAEQARHLAASDAGVVLLPADSEEGGLEIVAISSDRPGSALGAIIPQDSPVVETLLAGDPVFVEDAATDPRMVTSLAQTYGPSMMLPLHSGGRVLGALATPRVRGARPFSEAERNLATQFASQAALALMMAEAQRDRERLAVFEDRDRIARDLHDLVIQRLFATGMMLESAQRKSVVPEVQTGVGKAVDELDVTIQEIRTAIFALQQGPAEAPSGLRTRVLREINMAAVPLGFKPAHRFLGPVDTLVGELTGKNLIAALREALSNAFRHAEASRIEVVVDVTAQLADGREAVRLTVADDGVGIPDGGRRSGLRNLNRRAESLGGSSWHGPGLEGGGGPGATVVWEVPL, from the coding sequence ATGTCAGCGCCGGATCCCAGGGATCCTCTCGAAGCCGCCACCCGGGCGACCCGCAGCCTCCAGGGGCTCTCCACCGAGCTCACCGCCCGGGTGCCGCAGCTGCTCGAAGCGATGCGCTCGGTCGGGACCGGTCTTGAGCTGCACTCCACGCTGGACCGGATCTGCGAGACGGCGGCCGAGCTCGCGGACGCCCGCTACGCGGCCATCGGGGTCGTCGACGAGGAGTCCACCGGGCTCGCCGACTTCGTCACGTACGGCGTCACCGCCGAGCAGGCCGCGGTGATCGGGCGGCGGCCCGACGGGCACAAGGGGCTGCTCGGCGCGCTGATCCACGAACCCGACACCGTACGGCTCGCGGATCTGACCACCGACCCGCGCTCGGCCGGATTCCCGCCGGGCCATCCGCCGATGCGGACCTTCCTGGGCGTTCCGATCCGGGTCCAGGGGGAGATCTTCGGCAATCTCTACCTCACCGAGAAGAACGGCGGCGGCGAGTTCAACGACTACGACCTGCACATGGTGCGGGTCCTCGCCACCGAGGCCGGGATCGCGATCGGCAATGCGCGGCTGTACGAGGCCGCGCGCCAGCGGGAGCGGTGGATCGACGGGTCGGTGGCCGTCACCACCGCGCTGCTCGCCGGCGGAGACACGGACGACGCCCTGGCCGTCGTAGCGGAACAGGCCCGCCATCTCGCCGCCTCGGACGCCGGGGTGGTGCTGCTGCCCGCGGACTCCGAGGAGGGCGGCCTGGAGATCGTCGCCATCTCCTCGGACCGGCCCGGATCCGCGCTGGGCGCGATCATCCCGCAGGACAGCCCGGTCGTGGAGACGCTGCTGGCCGGGGACCCGGTGTTCGTCGAGGACGCCGCGACCGATCCCCGGATGGTCACCAGCCTCGCGCAGACGTACGGACCGAGCATGATGCTGCCGCTGCACAGCGGGGGCCGGGTGCTGGGCGCGCTCGCCACCCCACGGGTGCGCGGCGCACGGCCGTTCAGCGAGGCGGAGCGGAACCTCGCCACCCAGTTCGCCTCGCAGGCCGCGCTCGCGCTGATGATGGCCGAGGCGCAGCGCGACCGGGAGCGGCTCGCGGTCTTCGAGGACCGGGACCGGATCGCCCGCGATCTGCACGACCTCGTCATCCAGCGGCTCTTCGCCACCGGGATGATGCTGGAGAGCGCCCAGCGCAAGTCCGTGGTGCCCGAGGTGCAGACCGGGGTCGGCAAGGCCGTGGACGAACTCGACGTGACCATCCAGGAGATCCGCACCGCCATCTTCGCGCTCCAGCAGGGGCCCGCGGAGGCACCCTCGGGACTGCGCACCCGCGTGCTGCGGGAGATCAACATGGCGGCCGTACCGCTCGGCTTCAAGCCCGCGCACCGCTTCCTCGGCCCGGTCGACACCCTGGTCGGCGAACTGACCGGGAAGAACCTGATCGCGGCGCTGCGCGAGGCGCTGTCCAACGCGTTCCGGCACGCGGAGGCGAGCCGGATCGAGGTCGTCGTCGATGTCACCGCGCAGCTCGCGGACGGGCGCGAGGCGGTACGGCTGACGGTCGCCGACGACGGGGTGGGCATCCCGGACGGCGGGCGACGCAGCGGGCTGCGCAACCTCAACCGGCGCGCCGAGTCGCTGGGCGGATCGAGCTGGCACGGCCCCGGTCTGGAAGGCGGCGGAGGGCCGGGCGCGACCGTCGTGTGGGAAGTGCCGCTGTAG
- a CDS encoding M23 family metallopeptidase, producing MRYRLTRRLLVPVLCVLPALPAAAASASDGPGTGAEVARLYDQAAKATATYERGRHAADRERARARRAERQLAGKRRELAVFHDQMGLVARAEYRSGSGAIAYPVQLMMADDPEDMLRGMELAEQADAAFSRMMERAQLAEDNYVRAEKAAQEAWEVLSVRQKRLAEIKESVEAKLLDARQRLQSEAEKSVAAGRCAGPVRMDTRGSSRPWVTPVVSYGLSAGFDSAGSHWAHRHTGQDFAVDLGTPVRAAGAGRVASVSCGGGFGVEIVIQHLNGYFTQYAHLSATAVDQGEKVRAGQWIGQSGSTGNSTGPHLHFEVRLTPYLGSGVDPVPWLREHGVRVR from the coding sequence ATGCGCTACCGACTCACCCGCAGGCTGCTCGTCCCGGTGCTGTGCGTGCTCCCGGCCCTGCCCGCTGCCGCCGCGTCGGCCTCGGACGGTCCCGGTACGGGGGCCGAGGTGGCGCGGTTGTACGACCAGGCGGCGAAGGCCACGGCGACGTACGAACGCGGCAGGCACGCGGCCGACAGGGAGCGCGCCAGGGCCCGGCGGGCGGAGCGGCAGCTGGCCGGGAAACGGCGTGAACTCGCGGTGTTCCACGACCAGATGGGCCTCGTCGCCCGGGCCGAGTACCGCAGCGGGTCGGGTGCGATCGCGTACCCCGTGCAGCTGATGATGGCCGACGACCCCGAGGACATGCTGCGCGGCATGGAGCTCGCCGAGCAGGCCGACGCGGCGTTCTCGCGGATGATGGAGCGGGCGCAGCTGGCCGAGGACAACTACGTACGGGCCGAGAAGGCGGCGCAGGAGGCCTGGGAAGTGCTCTCCGTACGGCAGAAGCGGCTCGCGGAGATCAAGGAGTCCGTCGAGGCGAAGCTGCTGGACGCGCGGCAGCGGCTGCAGTCCGAGGCGGAGAAGAGCGTGGCGGCCGGCCGGTGCGCGGGGCCCGTCCGGATGGACACCAGGGGGTCTTCACGGCCGTGGGTGACGCCTGTGGTGAGTTACGGGCTGTCCGCCGGCTTCGACAGCGCGGGCTCCCACTGGGCGCACCGGCACACCGGGCAGGACTTCGCCGTGGACCTGGGCACTCCGGTACGGGCGGCCGGTGCGGGGCGGGTGGCGTCGGTGAGCTGCGGCGGCGGCTTCGGCGTGGAGATCGTGATCCAGCACCTCAACGGCTACTTCACGCAGTACGCGCATCTGTCGGCGACCGCCGTCGACCAGGGCGAGAAGGTCCGGGCCGGTCAGTGGATCGGGCAGTCGGGATCGACGGGCAACTCGACCGGGCCGCACCTGCACTTCGAGGTGCGGCTCACTCCGTATCTGGGGTCGGGGGTCGACCCGGTGCCGTGGCTGCGCGAGCACGGCGTCAGGGTGCGCTAG
- a CDS encoding Cof-type HAD-IIB family hydrolase: protein MRENGSVTSATGPAPAAFPVPPRLIATDLDGTLLRDDKSVSARTVAALSAAEKAGIEVFFVTGRPARWMDVVSDHVHGHGLAICGNGAAVVDLHGGPGEHRFVEVRPLERLTALAVVDILRAAAPGTSFAVERTGGIHHELAYPPMHLDPASGIAPAEKLLAEDADTAEQPVLKILAYHPELSPDAFLALARTAVGDRASVTRSSPTALLEVSGPGVSKASTLELCCAERGIAPAEVVAFGDMPNDIEMLTWAGTSYAMGNAHPDVLAAASGRTVANNEDGVAVVIEQILQSL from the coding sequence GTGCGGGAGAATGGATCTGTGACCTCAGCTACCGGCCCTGCCCCCGCCGCCTTCCCCGTACCGCCCCGGTTGATCGCCACCGACCTCGACGGCACCCTGCTCCGCGACGACAAATCGGTCTCCGCCCGTACGGTCGCCGCGCTCTCCGCCGCAGAGAAGGCCGGGATCGAGGTCTTCTTCGTCACTGGCAGACCGGCCCGCTGGATGGACGTCGTCAGCGACCACGTCCACGGCCACGGTCTTGCGATCTGCGGAAACGGTGCCGCGGTCGTCGATCTGCACGGCGGCCCCGGAGAGCACCGTTTCGTCGAGGTCCGCCCGCTGGAGCGGCTCACCGCCCTCGCGGTAGTCGACATCCTGCGCGCCGCGGCCCCCGGCACGTCCTTCGCCGTCGAGCGGACCGGCGGGATACACCACGAGCTGGCCTATCCGCCCATGCACCTGGACCCGGCCTCCGGCATCGCGCCCGCCGAGAAGCTCCTCGCCGAGGACGCGGACACCGCCGAGCAGCCCGTACTGAAGATCCTCGCGTACCACCCCGAGCTGTCCCCCGACGCCTTCCTGGCCCTGGCCCGTACCGCCGTCGGCGACCGCGCCTCGGTCACCCGCTCCTCGCCGACCGCCCTCCTGGAGGTCAGCGGCCCCGGCGTCTCCAAGGCCTCGACGCTGGAGCTGTGCTGCGCCGAGCGCGGCATCGCGCCCGCCGAGGTCGTCGCCTTCGGGGACATGCCCAACGACATCGAGATGCTGACCTGGGCGGGCACCTCGTACGCCATGGGCAACGCGCACCCGGACGTGCTGGCCGCCGCGTCGGGCCGCACCGTCGCCAACAACGAGGACGGCGTCGCGGTGGTCATCGAACAGATCCTGCAGAGCCTCTGA
- a CDS encoding HSP90 family protein, with translation MTSSRTPEIPSDPAVNTFQVDLRGLVDLLSHHLYSSPRVYVRELLQNAVDASTARLAQDAAAPVRIRISVTAAGAVTIEDSGIGLTTDEVHTLLATIGRSSKRDGLESARQEFLGQFGIGLLACFVVARQIRVVSRSARTPELPPVEWLATDDGSYTVRTLPDEARPEPGTTVYLEARPGAEEWTTPRRVEELARDFGSLLPYEVTFTGPDGATRPVTDRPAVWDRPYPTPVARRVALAGHCTQVFGFTPLDTVDLDLPVAGVRGVAYVLPSAISPAHQAGHRVYLKGMLLTDRADNLLPDWAFFVRVVLDTDTLRPTASRESLYDDDTLAAVRDALGGRIREWLTQLAAGDPDRLAAFLTVHHLGVKSLARYDRDLLELMLPWLPFETSDGRVTLDEFVRAHPQVHYTRTVEEFRQVAPIAAAHGLGVINGGYTYDAELVAMLPQIRDGVSVAELDAGAVTAHLDPVAPQQELALSSFLATARTTLDPLGCDVALRAFQPVTVPALFLDDRQARHERDRAAAEADADALWTDILGALRGSAPRARLVLNHNNPLVRRIAAIPDTELAGTAVESLYGQALLMAQRPLRPIDASLLNRSFLGLLEWATHPIATSQEEQS, from the coding sequence GTGACGTCTTCCCGTACGCCCGAAATCCCGTCCGATCCCGCCGTCAACACCTTCCAGGTCGATCTGCGGGGGCTCGTCGACCTGCTCTCCCACCACCTCTACTCCAGCCCGCGCGTCTACGTCCGCGAGCTGCTGCAGAACGCCGTGGACGCCTCCACCGCCCGGCTCGCCCAGGACGCCGCCGCCCCGGTCCGCATCCGGATCTCGGTGACGGCCGCGGGGGCGGTGACCATCGAGGACTCCGGGATCGGCCTCACCACCGACGAGGTGCACACGCTGCTCGCCACGATCGGGCGCTCCTCGAAGCGGGACGGACTGGAGAGCGCCCGGCAGGAGTTCCTCGGCCAGTTCGGCATCGGGCTGCTGGCCTGCTTCGTGGTGGCCCGGCAGATACGGGTGGTCTCGCGCTCCGCCCGTACGCCAGAACTTCCGCCCGTGGAATGGCTGGCGACCGACGACGGCTCGTACACCGTGCGCACGCTCCCCGACGAGGCGCGCCCCGAGCCCGGGACCACCGTCTATCTGGAGGCGAGGCCCGGCGCCGAGGAGTGGACAACTCCCCGGCGTGTCGAGGAACTTGCGCGGGACTTCGGTTCGTTGCTCCCGTACGAGGTGACCTTCACCGGACCGGACGGCGCGACCCGCCCCGTCACCGACCGGCCCGCCGTGTGGGACCGCCCGTACCCGACCCCGGTCGCCCGCCGGGTCGCCCTCGCCGGGCACTGCACCCAGGTCTTCGGCTTCACCCCGCTGGACACCGTCGACCTGGACCTCCCCGTCGCCGGGGTGCGCGGCGTCGCCTATGTGCTCCCCTCCGCCATCAGCCCCGCCCACCAGGCCGGCCACCGCGTCTATCTGAAGGGAATGCTGCTCACCGACCGGGCCGACAACCTGCTCCCCGACTGGGCGTTCTTCGTCCGCGTCGTCCTGGACACCGACACCCTGCGGCCCACCGCGTCCCGCGAGAGCCTGTACGACGACGACACCCTCGCCGCCGTACGGGACGCGCTCGGCGGGCGCATCAGGGAGTGGCTGACGCAGCTCGCCGCGGGGGACCCCGACCGGCTCGCCGCCTTCCTCACCGTGCACCACCTGGGCGTGAAGTCCCTCGCCCGGTACGACAGGGACCTGCTGGAACTGATGCTGCCCTGGCTGCCGTTCGAGACCAGCGACGGGCGGGTGACGCTCGACGAGTTCGTACGGGCCCACCCCCAGGTGCACTACACGCGCACGGTCGAGGAGTTCCGCCAGGTCGCCCCGATCGCCGCCGCCCACGGGCTCGGCGTGATCAACGGCGGATACACGTACGACGCCGAGCTCGTCGCGATGCTGCCGCAGATCAGGGACGGGGTGAGCGTCGCCGAGCTGGACGCCGGGGCGGTCACCGCCCACCTCGACCCGGTGGCGCCGCAGCAGGAGCTGGCGCTCTCCTCCTTCCTGGCCACCGCCCGCACCACGCTCGACCCGCTCGGCTGCGACGTCGCCCTGCGCGCCTTCCAGCCGGTGACGGTCCCCGCCCTCTTCCTCGACGACCGCCAGGCCCGCCACGAGCGCGACCGCGCGGCCGCCGAGGCCGACGCCGACGCGCTGTGGACCGACATCCTCGGCGCGCTGCGCGGCTCCGCACCCCGGGCCAGGCTCGTCCTCAACCACAACAACCCGCTGGTCCGCCGTATCGCCGCCATCCCCGACACCGAACTGGCCGGTACGGCAGTGGAATCGCTGTACGGGCAGGCGCTGCTCATGGCCCAGCGCCCGCTGCGCCCCATCGACGCCTCCCTGCTCAACCGGTCCTTCCTCGGGCTCCTGGAGTGGGCCACCCACCCGATCGCCACGAGCCAGGAGGAGCAGAGTTGA